GAGACCATCCACTGAGCGGTTATGTGGACAAACTCCTGGCTGCCTTTACCCAACCGGCGGCTGCGCCAACATCAGCTAGCAGCCAGCAAAAACCAGACATGATGGAGCCTTTGAGCGAACGCGAACTGGAAGTGCTGAAGCTGCTGCGAAGCGACTTAAGCGGCCCAGAAATTGCCCAACAACTGATCGTGTCGCTCAACACCTTGCGCACCCACACCAAAAACATTTTTAATAAATTGGGGGTCAACAACCGGCGAACGGCCGTGCGCCGCGCCGAGGAACTCGATTTGTTCTAACTGGCCCGAAATCGCCAATACCGGCCCCGGCAGGTGTCATCAACCACCTGCCGGGGTTTTTTTGTTTTCCGCCATCAATCACCACCTCTATCACATCATGTGGTGATGACATTTCCCCACCTCTGGCGGTATCTTAAGGGCAAATCAACCACGAGAGAAAAACATGAGGCGCAGAATGGTTGAAACGCCAACCCCGAAAACTCAATCTTACGAAATCCGCCTCAAGGGACACCTGGAGGCTCGCTGGGTGACGTGGTTCGACGGCCTGACCATCACGCTGGACGGGAACGGCAACACACTCCTGAGTGGCCCGGTGGTTGATCAGGCCGCCCTGCACGGCATACTCAAAAAAATACGCGATGTGGGCCTGCCTTTGCTCTCGGTTCGTTCCGTTGCGTCAGATACCGAGGAGGTTAGCGAAGCGTAAATCCTCAGCCTACTTTGACCTTCAACAAACAGTCACCTTCAAAACAAGTCATTGGTATTCATTTAAAAAGGAGAAAAACATGAAAACCTTGCAGAAATTTGGCGGTTTCGCCGCGCTGTACATGGCAGCTGCCTACCTGATCGGAATGGTTATCTTTCTCGTCATTCTGGACTACCCCAGCATTACCGACCCGGCGCAAAAGGCGGCTCTGCTCGTCAAAATGCCAATGGTCACCTTTTCAACCAACCTGCTCATGTACGTGTTCTTTGGCGTTTTCCTGATTGTCCTGTCACTGGCGTTGTACGACCGGTTGAAGTCTGGCGCACCGGCGGTCATGCAGGTGGCAACCGCAATCGGGATCATCTGGGCTGGCTCGCTGATCGCCAGCGGCATGGTTGCGAATGCCGGGATCGCCCCTGTCGTGGCCCTTTATGCCAGAGACCCGGCCCAGGCCGCGCTGACCTGGCAGGGGATTGAAATCGTGGCGAGCGGTTTGGGCAACGGCAACGGTGAAATTAAGGGTGGCCTTTGGATGCTTCTCGTCAGTTGGGTTGCTTTGCGATCTGGAGGGCTTCCCAAGGGATTGAATATTCTCGGCCTTTTGACCAGTGCGGTGGGCATTGTTTCCATCTTCCCGGGATTGACCGATCTAACCGGGCTGTTTGGCCTGATCCAAATCATCTGGTTCGTCTGGCTAGGCATCATCCTTTTGCGTAGCAATCCAAACCAGGCAGCGCAAAATCAATCGCCTTTTCGACTTCAAGTTTCAACAGCCAACCAGGGTATTGGCGAGGTTGAGCGTTAACCTCGTCAATTTTGAAAAGTAATCGTGGAGGAATGCTCATGAAAGCAATTGTGTACACAAAATTTGGCCCGCCAGATGTTCTTCAGCTTCAAGAGGTCGAAAAACCTACGCCTAAACATAACGAGGTGTTGATAAAAATAGTGGCGACAACTGTCGTAAAAGAAGACCCGGATTTGAGAGCTGCCCCAGGTTTTAACGGTTTTCTGAAACCCAGACATCCAATCCTGGGGCAGGAGTTGGCTGGAGAAATTGAAGCAACAGGCAGAGACGCGACCCGTTTCAAACCCGGCGACCAGGTATTTGGCTTTGATATGTTTGGCGCGTATGCTGAATACAAATGTATGCCTGAAAACGGGGCGCTGGCTATTAAGCCGGTTAATCTGAGCTACGAAGAAGCCGCAAGCGTTCCGAATGGGGCATTAACCGCGCTGCCTTTTCTAAGAGATAAGGGCAAGATTCGGAGTGGACAAACCGTGCTGATCTATGGCGCTTCTGGATCGGTTGGCGCTGCGGCGGTTCAACTGGCCCGGTACTACAGGGCGGAGGTGACAGGAGTATGTAGTTCGGCAAATTTGGCATGGGTTCAATCTTTGGGCGCCGATCAGGTGATTGATTACACCCAGGAGGAGTTTACCGAAAACGGCAAGGCCTATGACATTATTTTTGATACGGTTGGCAAGCGTTCGTTTTCACAGTGCAAAGGCTCGCTGACGGATGAAGGCATCTATCTGACGACGGTCCCTAAGCCGGAAATTATGTTACAGGCATTATGGTCCGCGAAGAACAACGGCAAAAAGGCGAGGTTTGCGGCTACCGGTTTGAGATCAGCCGGAGAGAAGAGCAAAGATCTGGTCTTGCTCGCGGAATTGCTTGAGGCGGGGAAGATAAAACCGGTCATAGATAGATGTTACCCGCTCGAACAGATTGCCGAAGCTCACCGGTATGTGGCGCAGGGCCACAAAAAGGGTAATGTGGTCATTACGGTATAACATAACGCCCAGCCTGACGTTGTTATTCGTTTGGGGCGTGGTTCAAGATTGTGAAAATGTCCTTTACAAATGAGACGTGTCATGCTGAGCGAAGTCTTCGGAGCGAAGCATCCCTATTGACTTGCGTGACCAAAGCAGAGGGATTTCTTCGCTCCGCAGACTCCGCTCAGAATGACGATTCGCAGACTAATTTGTAAAGGACAACTTTGGCTTTTTGCACCATGCCTTAATTTGGGGATCCGCTGACCAGGAATTGAGCTTGAGATGTAATTTATGATCTCGCTTACCAATCGTTTGTATGCCGACCCAAGAGTATTTGACGGCCGAAGAGCGGCTGGCGATGATGCGCGGGCCAGAGTATGACGTGGAATTGGACCTGTATTGTTTGTTGCCTGATGGTTGGCTGACGAAGTAGTTTGCATCATAGCGCAGCTCCAAACTCAAGTTGAGACAAAAATGATAGAGAAAATAATGATGAATAACCCACAACCTTCTTTCCGGTCAATTCTGTATCGGACTGTTATTTCTCATACTGTCACTTATTTCACTACCGGCGTTGTCGCTGCTATTCTCCTTGGCTATGCAACTCGAATGATCCGGCCAGATGTAGCCCCGATCATTCGAAAAATTACGGATCCGATACTGGTAGCCAGCCCTCTATTTCAGCCATTGAGGGCTGCATTATTGGCACTTGTGTTTTACCTGTTAAGAGACGTTTTATTCAGCAATCGCAAAGGCTGGCTGATCATGTGGTGTATGCTTGTTGTTATAGGGATTCTTACGCCGTTTTCAGCTAGTTGGGGCGGTATTGAGGGAATGATTTTTTTCAATTTACCTTTATGGGATCATATAGTAGGTTGGCCGGAGGTGTTTTTGCAGACATTGTTATTATTATTATCAGTCATTCTCACGTACTGGGTAGATCTCACCCAAAGAGCAAACGTCTCCGTGTCATCCTGTTGATGGGCTTCACTTTGACAATGTTGTTGCCGATACTTTTGTTATTGAAAATCTAGAGAGACCTGCAAGTCCGCGTTGTGGATAGTGAGCGGATGCAACTGCACATCCGTCACGCCAAAGGCAACCGCGACCGCTATGTCCCCCCACCGGAGACGGTTCTCCCCCTCCTGCACGCCTACTGGCTTACCCAGCGGTGACACGACTTAACTTCCCGGAAGTTGATTGCAAGAAGATACTTCCGGGAAGTTATTCTTAGACGATTTCTTAGTTGTCCACAATCGGCAGGTACAGATCTAATACAAACTCCTCGAAGGGCGTAGGCGGTGGTGTGAGAACTTCTTCCAACCACTGGTGGTTACTGCGCCGGTAAGGGCTATTTTCCGCCCAGCCCACCAGTTCCTGCCATGCCCCCTGGATGTTCTGCACACCCTGGCAGCGCATGACCGCATACAAACCACCGCCGAACGCCTTGATTGCCACGTCGCCCGACGCCTCCACCTCTGGTCCCACAGTAACCCACTGCTCATAGCCGTAATTCGGGCTGCCAGGCGCGGGATTCGGGTTGTTAAAGCCGAAATAGCGGACGCCGGTCAAGTTGTTTGCGGCGACAAAGGCCATCATCTTGTCCCAGGCGATGCCTTCCGGTTCCGGACCAAAGCCGTGGACTGCCGCCACGCGCAGCGGCTCCAGTTTCACAATTCGCACATCGTTTTTACTCATCGGTTAGCTCCTTAATTGCGGTCTTAGGCGGTTTTGTGCAGCGGGCGATGGGTAACAGATGGCGCGTCTGACGACCATCTCCCCCACTTGCTGCCCGCTGCCCATTGAAACCTGAAGACCATCCATGATTGATGACGGCAGTATAAACAGCAAACCCTGACACCTATTGTCAGGGTTTTATGCTAAAATTTGACGATGCGCGCAGATCGGTTGTTATCACTTTTACTGCTGCTGCAAACGCGGGGTCACATGTCGGCGCGGGCGTTGGCAGCGGAACTGGGCGTGACAGAGCGGACCATTTACCGCGACGTAGAGGCGCTGTCGGTGGCCGGCGTACCCATTTATGCCGACACCGGGATGAAGGGTGGTTATGCGCTGCTGGACAGTTACCGCATGTCCCTGACGGGCATGAACGAAGCGGAAGTGCGGGCGCTGTTTATGCTCAGCATCCCGGAACCGCTGGCCGATTTAGGGGTCAGTCAAGAGCTGCGTTCGGCGCTGCTCAAGTTAACGGCCGCATTGCCTGCACGGCAGCGCCAGGATGAAGCCCACGTGCGCCAGCGCATTCACCTGGACGCGGCGTGGTGGTTTCAGGGCGGCGAATCCATTTTGCATTTGCCGCTGGTGCAGCAGGCGGTATGGCAAGATCGTCGGCTCCGTATCCACTATCCCACGCCGTTTGGCCCGGCGGTGGGGGTGACGCAGGTGGTGGAGCCTTATGGCCTGGTGGCGAAGGCGGGGGTGTGGTATGTGGTGTATGCGCGTAACGGCCGTTTCCTGGCTCAGCGCATCGCCAAACTCCTGGAAGTAGCTATACTGGACGAGACGTTCAATCGGGACCCCGGTTTTGACCTGGCCGCTTTCTGGCAGGCGTGGTGCGCGGACTTTGAGACGCAGCGGGCGCAATATCCGGTAGAGATACGCATCGCACCACAGCTTGTGGACCAGCTTCCTTACTATTTAGGCGAGACGATGCAAGAGTGCATGACCGCGTTAGAAATGCCGGACGCGGCCGGCTGGGTGCGGGTTACGCTGGTTTTTGAGAGTTTGGAAGAAGCCCGCGGCAAGCTGCTGGCGCTGGGCGGGGCGGTGGAAGTGTTGTCGCCGCGCCCCCTGCGCTGGAGCATGGCCGATTTTGCGGCGCAGATTAGCGCTTTGTACCGGGAGATGGAACCTGGGAAAAGCTTCTTGTCAATGAGATAAACATGTTGTGCGGCGGGGCGCGGCGCACAGTGCGCGAGGCGATGACCACTTATGGCCTGAGCGCGAGCAGCCAGGCGGGGCTGCTGGACCGGCTGGTGGACGCGCTGCCCTGGCTGCCACGGCCGTTGCTGCTCTCTTTGCGCAACACCTTCCGCCGTAAGGGGCGTCTGGGGCTGACCCTGGCGACGTTGACCCTGGGCGGGGCGATCTTCATCGCCATGTTGGGCGTGCGCGAGTCGCTGTATTGGGAAATCAATGAGAGCTTTGGCGCGTACCAGTCGGATGTGAACGTGGAGTTTGCCCGGCTTTACCGGCTGGCGGCGGTGCAGGTGGCGCTGGCGGATGTTCCGGGGATTACGGCCGTTGAAGGCTGGCGCACCACCAAAGCCAATGTCCCCCACGCCAGTGATGCGGCGAGCGACCAGATCGTCGTCTATGCGCCGCCGGTGGACACAGCTTTACGGCCGGTGACGCTGCTGGACGGCCGTTGGCTGCAACCCACCGACGCCCAGGCCATCGTGGTGGACAATCATTTTACTGATTTGCGCCCGGAAGTGGGGGTGGGGGATGTGGTTCGGCTGCGGTTGAATGAGCGGGAAACGGCCGTGACCATCGTTGGCATTTTCCGGTTGGCGAGCAACGTGCCCAATCCCATCACCTACGTCAACGCCGGCGTCCTGACGGAACTGGCGGGCGGCGCAGGCGAGGTCAACAGCCTGCGCCTCATCACCGACCGCCACGACCTGGCGCGGCAGGAAGAGGCGCTGGCGGCGGCCCAAACCCGCCTTGCCGCCCAAGGTTACGAAGCCACTCTGACGACCGGCGGCCAGATCATCGCCCAGCAGCGCGCGCGGATTGACATTCTCATCACCCTGCTGCTGTTGATGGGGCTGCTCATCGCTCTGGTAGGCGGGTTGGGGCTGATGGGCACCATGGGCATGAACGTGCTGGAACGCACCCGCGAGATCGGCGTGCTGCGGGCGGTGGGGGCAACCAATGGCGCGGTTTTCCAGATGGTCATCGTCGAAGGGGCGCTCATCGGCCTGATTAGCTGGACGCTCAGCGCCATCGCCGCCGTGCCCATCACCCAATTTTTGGATAATCGTCTGGGCGAAGAACTGCTAACCATGCCGATTGTCTACATCTTCTCGCTGAGCGGGTTGGGGCTGTGGCTGGTGGGCGCACTGCTTCTGGCGACGATTGCCAGCCTGCTGCCCGCCCGCAGCGCCGTGCGCCTGACGGTGCGTGATACGCTGGCTTATGAGTAGTAGGCTCCAAGATTGGTTCAATCTTCAGAGATTGAACCAGTCTGGCGACACCATGGAACACAATCATGGAACTCGTCATCGAAAACGTCAGCAAAGAATACCGGGGGGGTCTGGGGGCTACGCGATTTTAGCCTGCGCCTGGGGCCGGGCATCTTGGGGCTGCTGGGGCCAAACGGCGCGGGCAAATCCACTGTGATGCGCATCATCGCCACCATCACCCGGCCTACCAGCGGCGCTATCTCCTGGAATGGCGCGGATGTGGCCCGCCAGTGTGGCGATGCAAACCTTTGTCTGCACTGGCTTTGATTGGACGGCCGTGACCGTGCCGCGCCTGCTCTATCTGGTATGCCGTCGCTGCCCGGCTTTTGGGCCGGGGCGCCGTCTATTCCGGCGTTGGCTTTGTGTTTGGGGGTGGTGGGGGACACGGAACGGCCGTTGCAAATCCTGTTGCTCATCCTCTGGTATCTTGGCCCGCTGAACGGGCTGCCCGCCGCCGACATCACCGGCGCGACTGCGGCCGGGCTGACAGTTGGCACGCCCTGGTATTATCTGGTGGCTACGCTGCCGCTTTTGGGAGTGGCCTGGCTGGCGCGGCATCGGCAAATGGGACGATGAGTCGTTTCCCGCTCGTGGTTTTGATGAGCAGCCCGCATTTTCCACCGCACGGTAGCTACCAAGCCCACTTCCTGTCCATACCGCCGGAGCATATATAGCAGCATCCCTAAAAAATCGCCCTTGCGATTGTGCCAGGGATTGATTACAAATTGACACTACCGTCAAAACCCTCTGAAGTTTCTCTGTTCCCTTAATCACAGATAACAACACGGCCGTCTCCGAAATAATAAACGGCCGTTCAGAAGAACCCATACCCCATGAAACTCGCCCACCACCCCGACACCCACCAGCCCATCACCGCCACCGCCGACGCCCCGCCCCAGGCCATCTGCCCCCACTGCGGCGGCCCGGTCACTTTGCGCTGCTGCCACCGCATGGACGGCACGGCCGTTTACTTCTGACGACACCTCGACAACCAAAGCCAGACATTCAGCAGCCGTACCCACGCCGCCCAACTCAAATCCACTCCCTCAACCACGCTCCCCAAAGCCCGCCGCAAGCGGTAGGCCCCGACCAGCCCACTCCCCACTCCGCACTCATAGCCACTCCGGCGAGGAGGTCGCCACCCCAACCCCACAAAAAAAGAAAAAAAGAGAGCCTGACGGTTTCCCGTCAGACTCTCCCTCTGCGCCTAAATCACGCCAAACATCACCTGCCGCGATTCGTTAATGCGCCCCAGATTGCCCGTCGCCTTCGCCAGGAAACCGGCCAGCTTGCGCTCCAGTTCCAGCGACCGCTCCCAGAGCTTCTCCTTCGTCAACTGCCCGGCCGGGCCGAGATGAACTTGCCGGGAGCAGATACAGCTTGCACTGAGCTTGTCGAAGTGGCCGTTCACCCGCCGCCCTTTCTGCAAGGCCGCCACCATCTTGCCCGGCTTCCGCCGGTCTTGCCGGTAGGTGATGGTGTAGATGCCATGCGGGAAGACCACAATCTTGCGCTGCGCCAGCTTCAGCCAGCCTTCGCTCAAGGTCTCAAACCACTGCACCCGCATCTCGCCCCGCAGCCGGATGACCTCCCGCCCCATCAAAGACATCTCCGCGAAAGGCAGCAGGGGTACTCCTGATAAATCTTCAGCGAATCCCACTCCAGTGCCCCAACTCCCGCGCCAGCGCCATCGCCCGCCGCTGCAACTCGGTCAGCTCCACATCCAGCACGCGCCGCGCGTCGTCGCCAACGGCCGTTCCCCCATACGGTTTAGTCACCATCGCCACACCTCCTCTAACAACAAAAAAGGCGAGGACACAGCCAGCAACGGCTGTGTCCTCGCCTGACGAAATAAGGCTTTCCCCATCCGGCGCGTTTAGCGCCTACCGTCTGGAGGGTGGAAGAAAGGATGCTGGTCCGGTGGCCGGTCACGGCCAATGTCAGCCGTATGGTGGGCGGGCGGGCAAGTCGTTGGCAGATGACAAGACGGCCGTCTCTGAGGTAAGATACGGCTTAACAAAGGAGACTCCCCGCCGTGAAACTCATCCTCAGTCGCAAAGGCTTCGATGCCGCCACCGGCAAGGTTCCCAGCCCCATCCTGCCTTCGGGGCAGCTTTGTTCCCTGCCCATTCCTGACGGCCGCCCCGAACGACAGCAAGAATGTCGCTTCTACCATCAGGTTCAAGCTGGCGACGTCTCTCTGGGCCAACTGGTTACCGACCTGACCAATGGCCGCATCACGCCCACGACGCCGCTGCATTTAGACCCCGACCTGGACGCCGCATCTGCGCCACGCCAATCCGGCTGGCGGGCGGTCTTCGGACAATCAGGCGCCGCCGAAAGCCATTTACAACGGCTGGGCGTTGGGCCAGGCGACATCTTTCTCTTTTTTGGCTGGTTCCGTCAAGTAGCGGTGGTGGACGGCCGTTTCCGCTACATCCCCAACGCTTCCGACTGGCACGTTTTGTTTGGCTGGCTGCAAGTTGAGCGGCGCATCCCCCTGACGGCCGCCGCCGACATTCCGCCCTGGGCCGCCGATCATCCCCACTGCCAGCGCCGCCAACCACTCAACCCCGACGCCCTCTACATCGCTCGTGAGACCCTGGACCTGCCCGGCGTGAACCTGCCCGGCGGCGGCCTGTTCCCCCGCTTCCACGAAGGCTTGCGCCTCACTGACCCAGCCAGCGAGCATCGCAGCCGGTGGCGGCTGCCCGCCTGGTTCCATCCGGCGAATCGGCCGTCGGCGCTCAGCTATCACGGCCGTTCCGACCGCTGGCAGTTATTGGATGGCGCGGTACAACTGGATACGGTGGGACGCGGCCAGGAGTTTGTACTGGACGCCGACCACTACCCAGAGGCGCTGGTCTGGCTGCACACGCTGTTCAACCCTGGCCGGACTGCATAAAACCGTTCGTCGTTAACCAGCCGCGTCGGCTTCGGCCAGCAACTGGCGCGCAAACGCCAATACGCTGGCCTGAGTGGGATAGAAAAACATCCCCGGCCCTTCACCGCTCACCGACAACTCTCCGGCGGCAATGCCTGGGTCTACAGAGGTTTGCAGCTCATAGCTGTAGCCGTTTGTCGCCATTGGATTCTCGCCCCATTCCGCCGGATCAAAGTAGCTGCGGATCAGGTGCAGGCGCAACTCCGGGCTTTCGCCGCCGCTGTACAGATGGCACTCTTCAGAGTGTTCTGTTTTTACCAGCGTGTCGAGGGAGTGATACCAGTCCCAGAAGGTCGTGTATTGCACCAGCAGACTCTGCCGGTAAATGACGGCCGTGCCGACCACAAACTGAATCGTGCAAACCAGCCAGCCCACTTTGGCCTAGTCTATCGGCGGCCAATCTTTCCCATCAGGCGGCCAATCTGACTCTTCTTCCGCCAGTTCCGCCGCCAATTCTTCACTCAGGGCGACCAGTTCCGCGTGTAACTCGTCTGGCATATCCCAGGAGACAACCGGCCCGCGCGCAAAAGGCGTGATGGGCTGTAAGCGTTTGTCTATCGTCAGTTCGACGGCCAGATAGCCGCCGCCGCTCAGATCATTGGTCAACAAGGCCATTCATTCCTCCTTTGTGGCGTCAACAACCCAGATCATCGCGCTCGACTGGTCTGATTCCCCTCCCCCGTCCGGCAACAACAGTGACGGCATCGTTGGCTCAACGGCGCACCTGCCACACATCCGGCAGCCCGCCGCCCAACCACAGTTCCACGTATTTCAACCGCCGTTCCGTCGCCTCGTCATTCCCGGTCAGTGTGGCGCAGCTGTAGTGAATCAGGCGCAGCCCTATATCGGCTCGCTCATGCCGCGCCTGCTGGTACAGCCAGCGAATCTCGCCCATGTTGGTGCTGTTCGGGCCAAGCACCAATAACCCGCCATAGTTCAGCTCTTGCAGCAGCAGGCGGACAAAAGGCGCATAACCCGGCGTGACGGCGCGGAAAGACAGCCGGGAATGTCCATCACATTGGGCTGAGAGGGCGGGCCAAAGAAGATGACGTCAAAGTCCAGAAACTGGCGCATCACGGCCGTATCCAGCGCATCCCCGGCCAGGCAAGCCACGCCGTTCGCCCGGTTCAGCGCCACCACCTCTGGGCTGAGGTCCAGGCCACAATAGCGCGCGGTCTGTAACTGTTCCTGGTAGATTTGCTGCTGCCGCCGACAGTCGCCGCAGCAAATCTCGGCGATGGCCGGCTGCCTGTAACCCAACTCGCGCAGAATGTCGGCTCGCTGCTCGATGGTTTGGCGATTGGTGCGGGCAAACGGCCGTCCCGCCTGGGTGACATGGTAATTCATCCCGCTATTGTCCCTCAATCCGTGAGTTTTATCGCCACAAAGGGTAGAATTCGTAGGGCGATTGCATACTCAACTTTGCGGCCCGTTCCGCCTGATGCTAAAGCATCAGGCTACCAAACAACACCCCGTAAACGGAGCGTTGGCGGTGGGAGCCGGAGCCGGTTTCAACCGGCGTTGTTGTCTAGCCGGGGCGTTTACCCCCTGGCGAGGCTATCTGAGACATCTGAATTTGGCGGGTATGCAATCGCCCTGGTTGATCGGTTGACCAAAGATATGAGTCAAGGTATCGTACAAATTGGGAGCATTTTTCATAGTTACCTTCCTTTTTTTGATGAACTGAGAAAGTTAACCTGGTTTTTGTTTTTGAAAACGCTCCTGAAAAAGAGTTGTCAGTCAATCAGCGCCAACAAATAGTAAAAGGATGGGAGGTTTGGGTCATGATGGGAGCAACTATTTCAAATCAATCACTGGGAGCAACTGCCCGCTGGACGGCCAGTGTGCGGGCGCGAGAAAGTATGCGTGACGGCCGTTTGTTCCATGATCCCTGGGCCGCGGCTCTGGCAGGGCTGGCGGGCGCAGCGTGGATTGATCAGCGCTCGGACGACAGCGTCATTCCAATCGTCATCCGAACCCGCTATTTCGACGATTTTCTGCAACGCATCACAACGCAGGAAGGCATTCAGCAAGTCGTTTTATTGGCGGCGGGACTGGATACACGCGCCTTTCGGCTGAACTGGCCGGAAGGAACCAGAGTCTTTGAGTTAGATCAACCTTCGGTTTTAGAGGAAAAGGGGCAAATTCTCAATTCTACCGGCGGGCAGCCACAGTGTGAGCGGCACGTCATTGGCGCGGATCTGGCCCTGCCCTGGCAAGAAGCGCTCATCGGTGCGGGTTTCGACGCAAATGCGCCGGCGGTCTGGCTGTTGGAGGGCTTTCTCTTTTATCTCGCCAATGAAACCATCACCCAAATACTGGATGCCGTGACGAGCCTGGCCGCACCGGGAAGCTGGCTGGGATTTGACATTATTAACAGCGCCATGTTGACCTCACCAATCACGCGAAAATGGATTGAAATGCAGGCCAGTTCTGGCGCTCCCTGGATTGGCGTCATGGATGATCCGGTGGCCTTTCTGGCCGCGCACGGCTGGCAAGCCACTCTGACGCAGGCCGGAGCTGATGATGCGCATTACGGCCGTTGGCCTTTTCCCATTTTGCCAACCACGATGCCCGGTGTGCCGCATAACTGGTACGTCACCGCGAGGAGGGCAGCGTAAGCTGCTCCAACAATACGCCACCTATTCCGGTGCGCCACCTCCAAACGTCATAAACCTACCCGTGCCCCAAGAAGGTATGGGGCCGGCAAGTCGCTTCAAGTAGTTCGATTTCCGGGAATGCCTGCTAAATTAAAGGTTGACCATGATAGTTTCCTCCAACCAACTGGTAGAGCAACTCCTCGACATCGGCGTAACGCCGGGCGGCGTCCTGCTGGTGCATGGCGCGTTTTCCCGCGTGAAGCCGGTCGCCAATGGGCCGATCGGCCTGATCGCCGCCTTGCGCGCGGCCCTCGGCGCAACCGGCACGCTGGTCATGCCCAGCATGACCGACGATGAAGACATCCCCTTCGACCCACAGACCACCCCCTGTCTGGATATGGGCATCGTGGCCCACACCTTCTGGCAACTGCCAGACGTACTGCGCAGCGACAGCCCACATGCCTTTGCCGCGGTGGGGCCGTACGCCCCGGACATCACCGCGCCCCATCCGGTGACTGTGCCGCATGGGCTGGACAGCCCGGTCGGTCGTGTCTATGAACAAGACGGACAGGTGCTGCTGCTCGGCGTCGGCCACTCCGAAAATACGACCATCCACCTGGCCGAATTCCTGGCCGGCATG
Above is a genomic segment from Candidatus Leptovillus gracilis containing:
- a CDS encoding FtsX-like permease family protein; its protein translation is MLCGGARRTVREAMTTYGLSASSQAGLLDRLVDALPWLPRPLLLSLRNTFRRKGRLGLTLATLTLGGAIFIAMLGVRESLYWEINESFGAYQSDVNVEFARLYRLAAVQVALADVPGITAVEGWRTTKANVPHASDAASDQIVVYAPPVDTALRPVTLLDGRWLQPTDAQAIVVDNHFTDLRPEVGVGDVVRLRLNERETAVTIVGIFRLASNVPNPITYVNAGVLTELAGGAGEVNSLRLITDRHDLARQEEALAAAQTRLAAQGYEATLTTGGQIIAQQRARIDILITLLLLMGLLIALVGGLGLMGTMGMNVLERTREIGVLRAVGATNGAVFQMVIVEGALIGLISWTLSAIAAVPITQFLDNRLGEELLTMPIVYIFSLSGLGLWLVGALLLATIASLLPARSAVRLTVRDTLAYE
- a CDS encoding DUF4386 family protein, with the protein product MKTLQKFGGFAALYMAAAYLIGMVIFLVILDYPSITDPAQKAALLVKMPMVTFSTNLLMYVFFGVFLIVLSLALYDRLKSGAPAVMQVATAIGIIWAGSLIASGMVANAGIAPVVALYARDPAQAALTWQGIEIVASGLGNGNGEIKGGLWMLLVSWVALRSGGLPKGLNILGLLTSAVGIVSIFPGLTDLTGLFGLIQIIWFVWLGIILLRSNPNQAAQNQSPFRLQVSTANQGIGEVER
- a CDS encoding WYL domain-containing protein → MLSLLLLLQTRGHMSARALAAELGVTERTIYRDVEALSVAGVPIYADTGMKGGYALLDSYRMSLTGMNEAEVRALFMLSIPEPLADLGVSQELRSALLKLTAALPARQRQDEAHVRQRIHLDAAWWFQGGESILHLPLVQQAVWQDRRLRIHYPTPFGPAVGVTQVVEPYGLVAKAGVWYVVYARNGRFLAQRIAKLLEVAILDETFNRDPGFDLAAFWQAWCADFETQRAQYPVEIRIAPQLVDQLPYYLGETMQECMTALEMPDAAGWVRVTLVFESLEEARGKLLALGGAVEVLSPRPLRWSMADFAAQISALYREMEPGKSFLSMR
- a CDS encoding SAM-dependent methyltransferase, producing the protein MMGATISNQSLGATARWTASVRARESMRDGRLFHDPWAAALAGLAGAAWIDQRSDDSVIPIVIRTRYFDDFLQRITTQEGIQQVVLLAAGLDTRAFRLNWPEGTRVFELDQPSVLEEKGQILNSTGGQPQCERHVIGADLALPWQEALIGAGFDANAPAVWLLEGFLFYLANETITQILDAVTSLAAPGSWLGFDIINSAMLTSPITRKWIEMQASSGAPWIGVMDDPVAFLAAHGWQATLTQAGADDAHYGRWPFPILPTTMPGVPHNWYVTARRAA
- a CDS encoding AAC(3) family N-acetyltransferase, whose translation is MIVSSNQLVEQLLDIGVTPGGVLLVHGAFSRVKPVANGPIGLIAALRAALGATGTLVMPSMTDDEDIPFDPQTTPCLDMGIVAHTFWQLPDVLRSDSPHAFAAVGPYAPDITAPHPVTVPHGLDSPVGRVYEQDGQVLLLGVGHSENTTIHLAEFLAGMRYRLPKHVLIREGERVVRVEYGEIDHCCENFALADGWLDSHGLQRRGQVGHAAARLMRARDVVAVVMAQLRQNETIFLHPPGVDEECDEARASLLPSRRI
- a CDS encoding NAD(P)-dependent alcohol dehydrogenase; its protein translation is MKAIVYTKFGPPDVLQLQEVEKPTPKHNEVLIKIVATTVVKEDPDLRAAPGFNGFLKPRHPILGQELAGEIEATGRDATRFKPGDQVFGFDMFGAYAEYKCMPENGALAIKPVNLSYEEAASVPNGALTALPFLRDKGKIRSGQTVLIYGASGSVGAAAVQLARYYRAEVTGVCSSANLAWVQSLGADQVIDYTQEEFTENGKAYDIIFDTVGKRSFSQCKGSLTDEGIYLTTVPKPEIMLQALWSAKNNGKKARFAATGLRSAGEKSKDLVLLAELLEAGKIKPVIDRCYPLEQIAEAHRYVAQGHKKGNVVITV
- a CDS encoding GyrI-like domain-containing protein encodes the protein MSKNDVRIVKLEPLRVAAVHGFGPEPEGIAWDKMMAFVAANNLTGVRYFGFNNPNPAPGSPNYGYEQWVTVGPEVEASGDVAIKAFGGGLYAVMRCQGVQNIQGAWQELVGWAENSPYRRSNHQWLEEVLTPPPTPFEEFVLDLYLPIVDN